A single Raphanus sativus cultivar WK10039 unplaced genomic scaffold, ASM80110v3 Scaffold1249, whole genome shotgun sequence DNA region contains:
- the LOC108859007 gene encoding septum-promoting GTP-binding protein 1-like — protein MAQSCVKVARTNNLKNLVNRRVLILRRFTRILLNRIVPCTPGKSQSYLLLSRAATPSPSVSRSLPPPVVDSDVARRTSVHDHDSSNRRSDSDLVSLKISLLGDPDTGKTCFLAKYVGGEKQVEMRELEKGIHCTDKTLSMGGARISYSICELQGAEKSRDLIPTACKDSVAILFMFDLTSRCTLNNVISWYQKARKSNQTAIPVMVGTKFDEFIQLPIDLQWTIASQARTYAKALNATLFFSSASYNINVNKIFKFVTAKLFDLPWTVERNLTIGEPIIDY, from the exons ATGGCTCAATCCTGCGTTAAAGTCGCTCGAACCAACAATCTCAAGAACCTAGTGAACCGTCGTGTTTTGATTCTCCGTCGATTCACGCGCATTCTCCTGAACAGAATCGTCCCTTGCACTCCCGGCAAATCACAGAGTTATCTCTTGTTGTCACGCGCCGCCACTCCCTCTCCCAGTGTCTCTCGTTCTCTCCCTCCTCCGGTCGTGGACAGTGATGTCGCACGCCGCACATCGGTACACGACCACGACAGCAGCAACCGGAGATCTGACTCTGATCTTGTCTCTCTGAAAATCAGCCTCTTAGGAGATCCCGACACCGGAAAGACTTGCTTCCTG GCGAAGTATGTTGGTGGAGAGAAACAAGTTGAGATGAGAGAGTTGGAGAAAGGGATCCATTGTACGGACAAGACGTTATCCATGGGAGGAGCTCGCATTTCCTACAGTATCTGCGAGTTACAAG GCGCTGAGAAATCACGTGATCTAATCCCCACGGCTTGCAAGGACTCTGTAGCCATTCTCTTCATGTTCGATCTCACCAGTCGTTGCACACTCAACAA TGTGATTAGCTGGTATCAAAAAGCTAGAAAGTCTAACCAA ACGGCGATTCCAGTTATGGTAGGAACAAAGTTTGATGAGTTTATTCAGCTTCCTATTGATCTGCAATGGACTATTGCTAGCCAGGCGAGGACCTACGCCAAGGCGCTAAACGCGACGCTCTTCTTCTCGAGTGCTTCATACAACATAAACGTAAATAAGATCTTCAAGTTTGTGACCGCGAAGCTCTTCGACTTACCATGGACTGTGGAGAGAAATCTCACCATCGGAGAACCAATCATCGACTACTAG